Proteins encoded in a region of the Spirochaetota bacterium genome:
- a CDS encoding tetrathionate reductase family octaheme c-type cytochrome, translating to MKHGIAIIMIITCVFFSAREIFTAEKTPPHHEISGDFKNPQDVTRQCLECHPEAGDQILQSRHWKWQDKKTIKRGNAYISAGKINILNNFCIALTSNWPRCTSCHAGYGWKDKKFDFADRNNIDCLVCHDTTGLYEKLPTGSGYPAREKTIIENKTYNPPDYLTIARKAGKSSRKNCGTCHFFGGGGDAVKHGNIDSTLLNPDRDSDVHMGRKNYNCSKCHYRTNHVFVGKMHGSRATGGNNMGCNSCHSGNVHKNAAINRHMAHVACQTCHIPLYATAKPTKTWWDWSVAGQDRADIKKEHGMPTYDKKKGEFKWVKNAVPVYLWSDGSQDITVEGDKIKKPGKEFILNWQNGAIKDKNSRIMPFKVMKGKQAYDVKNGYILIPKLFGPGGYWATYDWNKSFIEGMKAADLPYSGSYDWIVTVMYWPVNHMVPPKEKALQCNDCHGKNGRLDWKALGYKSDPKKSGGRFKKQR from the coding sequence ATGAAACATGGTATTGCTATCATTATGATTATTACCTGTGTATTTTTTTCAGCCAGGGAGATTTTTACAGCTGAAAAGACCCCTCCCCATCATGAAATAAGCGGGGATTTTAAAAACCCGCAGGATGTAACGCGGCAATGCCTCGAATGCCATCCCGAAGCCGGCGATCAGATATTGCAGTCAAGGCACTGGAAATGGCAGGATAAAAAGACAATTAAAAGAGGTAATGCATATATATCAGCAGGTAAAATCAACATACTGAATAATTTCTGCATAGCTCTAACGTCCAACTGGCCGCGGTGTACCAGTTGTCATGCGGGCTATGGCTGGAAAGACAAAAAGTTTGATTTTGCCGACAGGAATAATATCGACTGCTTGGTGTGCCATGACACCACCGGCTTATATGAAAAGCTTCCTACCGGTTCCGGCTATCCGGCACGGGAAAAAACAATAATCGAAAACAAGACGTATAATCCGCCCGACTATCTGACCATCGCGAGAAAGGCGGGGAAATCAAGCAGAAAGAATTGCGGTACCTGTCATTTCTTCGGGGGCGGCGGAGACGCGGTAAAGCACGGGAACATTGATTCGACCCTGCTCAACCCTGACAGGGACAGCGATGTTCACATGGGCAGAAAAAATTATAATTGTTCAAAATGTCATTATCGCACCAACCATGTGTTTGTCGGCAAAATGCACGGTTCGCGAGCCACCGGCGGTAATAACATGGGCTGCAATTCCTGTCATTCCGGCAACGTGCATAAAAACGCGGCTATCAACAGGCATATGGCCCATGTGGCATGCCAGACGTGCCATATACCGCTTTATGCAACGGCAAAACCGACAAAGACCTGGTGGGACTGGTCGGTTGCTGGTCAGGACCGGGCGGACATTAAAAAAGAGCACGGGATGCCCACCTATGATAAAAAGAAGGGTGAATTTAAATGGGTGAAGAACGCAGTGCCGGTCTATCTCTGGTCCGATGGCAGTCAGGATATCACTGTTGAAGGCGACAAGATTAAAAAACCCGGCAAGGAATTCATCCTCAACTGGCAGAACGGCGCCATCAAGGATAAGAATTCAAGGATTATGCCCTTCAAGGTCATGAAGGGTAAGCAGGCCTATGATGTGAAGAACGGTTATATACTCATTCCCAAGCTCTTCGGGCCAGGAGGCTACTGGGCTACATATGATTGGAATAAATCATTTATAGAAGGAATGAAAGCGGCTGATTTGCCCTATTCAGGCTCCTATGACTGGATAGTGACGGTAATGTATTGGCCCGTCAACCACATGGTGCCGCCAAAGGAAAAAGCACTTCAGTGCAACGATTGTCACGGGAAAAACGGCCGCCTTGACTGGAAGGCCCTCGGATACAAGAGTGACCCGAAAAAGAGCGGCGGCAGATTTAAAAAACAGAGATAA
- a CDS encoding PIN domain-containing protein: MIVDTSVWIDFFNGIQNRQSEYLADSIESDKTIFMHSIILMEILQGFRSDKDHDEVQDILLSYNFVIEEPVPDAIGASDLYRSLKKKGVTIRKSLDCLIAHAAIKNGLPLLHRDRDFDIIAKHSKLKLIAL; encoded by the coding sequence TTGATCGTTGATACATCAGTATGGATAGATTTTTTTAATGGCATTCAGAACAGGCAGAGTGAATACCTTGCTGACTCCATAGAATCCGACAAAACCATATTCATGCATTCAATAATACTCATGGAAATCCTGCAGGGGTTCCGGTCAGATAAAGATCACGACGAAGTACAGGATATTCTCCTGTCGTATAATTTTGTCATAGAGGAACCGGTACCGGATGCAATTGGAGCATCCGACCTGTACCGCTCTCTCAAGAAAAAAGGAGTCACGATCAGAAAAAGCCTGGATTGCCTGATAGCGCATGCGGCAATCAAAAATGGTCTGCCACTACTTCACAGGGACCGGGATTTCGATATTATTGCCAAGCACTCAAAACTGAAATTAATTGCGCTATAA
- a CDS encoding type II toxin-antitoxin system VapB family antitoxin, whose protein sequence is MRTNIDIDDKLMHDAMAATKLKSKKEVVHVALSELVRLSKQKSILRFRGKARWEGDLDQMRAMR, encoded by the coding sequence ATGAGAACCAACATAGACATAGATGACAAGCTTATGCATGATGCCATGGCGGCAACAAAGCTGAAATCAAAGAAGGAAGTGGTGCATGTGGCCCTGAGTGAGCTGGTGCGCTTGAGCAAGCAAAAAAGCATCCTGCGTTTTCGCGGCAAGGCCAGGTGGGAAGGTGACCTTGATCAGATGAGGGCCATGAGGTAA
- a CDS encoding nitric-oxide reductase large subunit: protein MKPQVRAILLFILAVCFGVLIFGGYLIKRDKPPIPDRIVDQNNRVLITGENIKDGQNYFYSRGGQHIGTIWGHGSYLAPDWSADYLHRLGLYAAARYLGLDAEKARSFTQKDFDSLNPVKKAEISAMVAKDLRVNRYDSGKNELVYTVNQSEAYEYLKEYYTDLFKKGNDRMGLQPGIARNDKDGFIIASFFSWLAWAAGTTRPGKDVTYTTNWPYDPLVGNVPTAEMVIWSIVSVILLILALGLVLFFYNRYMKEDDYSARLAALNEPAPTSSQKATVLYFLVASLLFLAQIGTGSLTAHYTVEGTNFFGFPIATILPYAALRTWHLQLAIFWIATCFLATGLFIGPFVGKEPKHQGKLVIVLFAAVVVVVLGTLSGTWLSIQGFFGGEGYYLGHQGYEYIELGRVWQLLLVVGMLIWLVLVLRAILPALKNEKDKGGLTHLLLYSSIAIPLFYMAGLMYGKGSHLSDAEYWRWWVVHLWVEGFFEVFATVVLAFILSRIGAVSEKFAHTTVYLSVFLYLGSGIIGTFHHLYWSGTPAPIMALGGVFSALEVVPLTLLGFEAAMNLRTIEKAGHAYEYRWPLYFFISVAFWNLVGAGVFGFLINPPIILYYIQGINTTPIHAHTALFGVYGLLAIALMLFSVRHIFKKNAWSDSLLKWCFWGLNGGIFLMTVISLIPSGFYQFYHAVSKGMWYARSPEIASGDFIRTVSWLRMGPDIIFVLGAFCLFAFLARGIWISFIKK, encoded by the coding sequence ATAAAACCACAGGTTCGTGCCATATTGTTATTTATTCTCGCCGTGTGTTTTGGCGTGCTCATATTTGGAGGATATCTGATCAAGCGGGACAAGCCGCCCATACCGGACAGAATCGTCGACCAGAACAACAGGGTGCTCATAACGGGTGAAAATATCAAGGATGGCCAGAATTATTTTTACAGCAGGGGCGGTCAGCATATAGGGACCATCTGGGGCCACGGCTCATATCTCGCGCCGGACTGGTCTGCCGATTACCTCCATCGACTCGGTCTCTACGCTGCGGCGCGTTACCTGGGGCTTGACGCGGAAAAGGCGCGTTCCTTCACGCAGAAGGATTTCGACTCCCTCAATCCTGTGAAAAAAGCGGAGATATCCGCCATGGTCGCGAAGGATTTGAGGGTTAACCGATATGATTCCGGAAAGAACGAGTTGGTTTATACAGTCAACCAGTCTGAGGCTTATGAATATCTGAAAGAGTATTACACCGATCTGTTTAAAAAAGGCAATGATCGTATGGGACTGCAGCCGGGGATTGCCCGCAATGACAAGGACGGTTTTATTATCGCGAGCTTTTTTTCCTGGCTTGCCTGGGCGGCCGGTACGACGCGCCCCGGCAAAGACGTCACCTATACGACAAACTGGCCCTATGACCCTCTGGTTGGAAATGTTCCGACCGCTGAAATGGTCATATGGTCGATCGTGAGCGTGATCCTGCTCATCCTAGCGCTGGGCCTGGTGCTGTTCTTCTATAACAGGTACATGAAAGAGGATGATTATTCGGCCAGGCTTGCGGCCCTCAATGAACCGGCTCCCACGTCGAGCCAGAAAGCCACGGTGCTGTATTTTCTCGTGGCGTCACTCCTGTTCCTGGCCCAAATAGGAACCGGCTCTCTCACCGCGCATTACACGGTTGAGGGCACTAACTTTTTCGGCTTCCCCATCGCCACGATCCTGCCCTACGCGGCGCTCAGGACCTGGCACCTCCAGCTTGCCATCTTCTGGATCGCAACCTGCTTCCTGGCGACGGGACTGTTCATCGGGCCTTTCGTCGGCAAGGAGCCGAAGCACCAGGGGAAGCTTGTCATTGTCCTGTTCGCGGCAGTCGTGGTTGTTGTCCTGGGCACCCTCTCCGGCACCTGGCTTTCGATACAGGGATTCTTCGGCGGCGAGGGTTATTATCTAGGACACCAGGGGTATGAATATATCGAGCTCGGCAGGGTATGGCAGCTGCTTCTCGTTGTGGGGATGCTGATATGGCTTGTCCTGGTGCTGAGGGCCATTCTTCCCGCACTTAAGAATGAGAAAGATAAAGGCGGTCTAACCCACCTCCTTCTCTATAGCTCTATAGCGATACCCCTGTTTTACATGGCGGGGCTCATGTATGGAAAGGGAAGCCATTTATCGGACGCCGAGTACTGGCGCTGGTGGGTGGTGCACCTCTGGGTGGAAGGGTTCTTCGAGGTTTTCGCGACGGTGGTGCTTGCTTTTATCCTGTCCCGGATCGGGGCAGTAAGCGAAAAATTTGCCCACACTACCGTATACCTCAGCGTTTTCCTCTATCTCGGAAGCGGCATAATAGGGACGTTCCATCACCTCTACTGGTCGGGTACGCCGGCCCCTATCATGGCTCTGGGAGGGGTTTTCTCCGCCCTTGAAGTCGTTCCGCTTACGCTGTTGGGATTTGAAGCGGCGATGAATCTCCGGACCATAGAAAAAGCAGGTCACGCCTATGAGTACCGATGGCCGCTTTATTTCTTCATATCAGTCGCTTTCTGGAACCTCGTGGGTGCCGGTGTGTTTGGGTTTCTCATAAATCCTCCCATCATCCTTTATTATATCCAGGGGATCAACACGACGCCGATACACGCACATACCGCGTTGTTCGGGGTGTATGGACTCCTGGCGATTGCTCTCATGCTTTTCTCTGTGCGGCATATATTCAAAAAGAACGCCTGGTCCGATTCTCTTCTCAAGTGGTGTTTCTGGGGACTCAATGGCGGCATATTCCTCATGACGGTTATAAGCCTCATCCCCTCCGGTTTTTATCAATTCTACCACGCGGTGAGCAAGGGCATGTGGTACGCGCGGAGCCCGGAAATAGCGAGCGGAGATTTCATCAGAACGGTTTCATGGCTCAGGATGGGGCCGGATATCATTTTCGTGCTGGGCGCTTTCTGCCTTTTTGCCTTCCTGGCCCGTGGGATCTGGATTTCATTTATTAAAAAATGA
- a CDS encoding transglutaminase family protein — protein sequence MKNIRILSDYDDPMVKSKAADLVRGETTIRGKLEKLFYYVRDDIDFGFTADGDIIKASEIIKLGMGQCNNKGTLFLALCKAVSIPARIHFSLIRKEIQAGLFTGIFYRLLPPLLSHSWIDVHVDGKWIRIDSYINDQPFYLAGRKKLRENGWDTGYSISCSSGESSAEFNLDAEKFVQMDAVVEDHGVWEDPGYYYATDLYKNRPNAIKLLVYRLFIPRTVNKKIARMRSECSSGLCGSPALHAANV from the coding sequence ATGAAAAATATCCGGATTCTGTCTGATTATGACGATCCAATGGTCAAATCAAAAGCGGCGGATCTTGTCAGAGGTGAAACAACGATTCGGGGCAAACTTGAAAAATTATTTTACTACGTGAGGGACGATATAGATTTCGGCTTCACCGCAGACGGTGATATTATCAAGGCATCCGAAATCATTAAACTCGGCATGGGCCAGTGCAATAATAAAGGAACATTGTTCCTGGCATTATGCAAAGCGGTCAGCATACCGGCACGTATTCATTTTTCTCTAATCAGAAAGGAAATTCAGGCTGGACTCTTCACCGGCATCTTTTACCGGCTCCTCCCTCCCCTGCTGTCTCACAGCTGGATCGATGTCCATGTTGACGGTAAATGGATACGAATAGACTCGTATATCAATGACCAGCCCTTCTATCTCGCAGGGAGGAAAAAGCTCAGGGAAAACGGATGGGATACCGGATATTCAATCTCCTGCTCCAGCGGCGAGTCAAGCGCCGAATTCAATCTGGATGCTGAAAAATTCGTGCAGATGGATGCGGTTGTCGAGGATCATGGCGTTTGGGAAGATCCCGGTTATTACTATGCGACCGATCTCTATAAAAACCGGCCTAATGCCATCAAGTTACTGGTCTACCGGCTCTTCATTCCAAGGACGGTGAACAAGAAGATTGCGCGGATGAGATCGGAATGCTCTTCGGGATTGTGCGGGTCGCCGGCATTACACGCGGCAAATGTCTGA
- a CDS encoding DUF488 domain-containing protein: MKNIKGTIYTVGHSNRTIEEFIEILKTYKIKQVVDIRSIPRSMHNPQFNRDVFAKILRNRHINYRQMKDLGGFRHALKDTINKGWRKPSFRGFADYMQTGKFDVALEKLIALLVNKTSVLMCAESVPWRCHRSLIADALTARGVVVKDIYSKAIVKGHSMTSFARIMAGRVYYPEEHVAMGDTSKKV, encoded by the coding sequence ATGAAAAATATCAAGGGAACTATTTACACTGTAGGACATTCAAACCGTACAATAGAAGAGTTTATTGAAATTCTCAAAACATATAAAATAAAACAGGTCGTGGACATCCGCTCCATCCCCCGATCAATGCATAACCCACAGTTTAACAGGGACGTCTTTGCGAAAATCCTTCGAAACAGACATATTAATTACAGGCAGATGAAAGACTTGGGAGGATTCAGACATGCACTTAAGGATACCATTAATAAGGGATGGAGAAAACCATCATTCCGGGGATTTGCGGATTACATGCAAACGGGCAAATTCGATGTGGCTCTCGAAAAACTGATAGCCCTCTTAGTAAATAAAACCTCTGTATTAATGTGTGCGGAATCCGTACCCTGGCGATGCCACCGTTCATTAATCGCCGATGCATTAACAGCCAGGGGCGTAGTGGTGAAAGATATTTACTCTAAAGCGATCGTTAAGGGACACTCAATGACATCATTTGCCAGGATTATGGCAGGGAGAGTATATTACCCGGAAGAGCATGTTGCCATGGGCGATACTTCAAAAAAAGTATAA
- a CDS encoding alpha/beta hydrolase: protein MKKEPRIGTHFFHEEPNMNYQFNRIYSINGGDLEEIKEVSAGIKTLDDWINEFMRLAKKAEAGKRALQASAYYRAANFYISPGDPNKNATYASYKALINELYGHDFTSGIIREIKVPYEGGFIPVWHSKPAKKDGETNIVVAHLGYDSLKEELIPMVHFFRNAGLELYIFEGPGQGDALYSGKLPMTHEWEKPVKAVLDYFSLDNVTLIGLSLGGYLAPRAGAFEHRVKRIIAWGVMYDFFDVVVSRRGKLLEIMLKLLLPLKASFIVNAISRIKMRKDTYAKWGIEHGMSVLGAKSPYEYFKKLKLYSMKNISHLVRQDFLLIGSTHDHFIPAGDFFIQARKLVNVRSFTGRIFTKHEHGENHVSFGNIPLVLQYMTRWIREHSEIK, encoded by the coding sequence ATGAAAAAAGAGCCAAGAATAGGAACCCATTTCTTCCACGAGGAGCCGAACATGAATTACCAGTTCAACCGAATCTATTCAATAAACGGGGGAGACCTTGAAGAAATAAAAGAGGTTTCTGCCGGGATTAAGACCCTCGATGATTGGATAAATGAGTTCATGAGACTGGCAAAGAAAGCGGAAGCCGGAAAACGCGCGCTCCAGGCTTCCGCCTATTACCGCGCGGCGAATTTTTATATTTCACCGGGTGACCCCAACAAGAACGCCACGTATGCTTCATACAAGGCGCTCATAAATGAATTATACGGGCATGACTTCACATCGGGGATCATCCGGGAAATAAAGGTTCCTTATGAAGGCGGGTTTATTCCGGTATGGCATTCCAAACCGGCGAAGAAGGATGGCGAAACAAACATCGTTGTGGCTCATCTCGGATATGATTCATTGAAAGAGGAGCTCATTCCCATGGTTCACTTTTTCCGCAATGCGGGCCTTGAGTTATACATCTTCGAGGGGCCGGGACAGGGGGACGCCCTTTATTCAGGCAAACTGCCGATGACCCATGAATGGGAAAAGCCGGTGAAAGCGGTGCTGGACTATTTCAGCCTTGACAATGTCACCCTTATCGGTCTTTCCCTGGGCGGTTATCTCGCCCCGCGTGCGGGAGCATTCGAACATCGGGTCAAGCGAATCATCGCCTGGGGAGTCATGTATGATTTCTTTGATGTTGTTGTATCACGCCGAGGGAAATTATTGGAAATCATGCTCAAGTTACTGCTTCCACTGAAAGCATCATTTATTGTGAATGCCATATCCCGGATAAAAATGAGAAAAGATACCTATGCAAAATGGGGGATTGAGCATGGAATGAGCGTTCTGGGAGCGAAAAGTCCTTATGAATATTTTAAAAAGCTCAAGCTATATTCCATGAAAAACATTTCACACCTGGTCCGGCAGGATTTTCTGTTGATCGGCAGCACCCATGACCATTTCATTCCAGCCGGAGATTTTTTCATACAGGCGCGGAAACTTGTCAATGTCAGGTCGTTTACCGGGAGAATATTCACAAAGCATGAACACGGGGAAAACCATGTCAGTTTTGGCAACATACCGCTGGTGCTTCAATACATGACACGCTGGATCAGGGAGCATTCAGAAATAAAATAA
- a CDS encoding TetR/AcrR family transcriptional regulator, which yields MKKLTLRQHEILDDALDIIARYGMQRMTIKNLAHAVKVSEPALYRHFKSKFDILMTILVRYGSNLQELFKQSEHETVSSVDAIETFYTGMFRGFEKQPALSIVIFSEDLFRYDRRLSHEVTTIIKLTHERIYKILKEGVRRGEVRSDVPAKQLAWMVMGIMRLLITRWRISDYRLGLVKEGREAIILIRKVIAPARKK from the coding sequence ATGAAAAAATTGACCCTGAGGCAACATGAGATACTGGACGATGCTCTTGACATCATTGCCCGTTACGGTATGCAGCGCATGACCATCAAAAACCTTGCACACGCTGTTAAAGTAAGCGAGCCTGCTTTGTATCGTCATTTCAAATCGAAATTCGACATACTCATGACGATTCTTGTCAGGTACGGGAGCAATCTGCAGGAACTTTTCAAGCAATCGGAGCATGAAACTGTCTCGTCGGTCGATGCGATTGAAACATTCTACACGGGCATGTTTAGAGGCTTCGAAAAGCAGCCCGCCCTTTCAATTGTCATATTTTCCGAGGACCTGTTCCGATATGACCGCAGGTTATCGCATGAAGTAACGACCATTATTAAGCTCACGCATGAACGCATATATAAGATCCTCAAGGAAGGAGTCCGTCGCGGTGAGGTTAGATCTGATGTACCGGCAAAACAGCTTGCATGGATGGTCATGGGAATAATGAGGCTCCTGATCACAAGATGGAGAATTTCAGATTACCGGCTGGGTCTTGTGAAGGAAGGCCGTGAAGCGATCATCCTGATTCGCAAGGTAATTGCTCCGGCACGAAAAAAGTGA
- a CDS encoding winged helix-turn-helix transcriptional regulator — protein sequence MVDFIRLTNKFNKLIKQPLDFGTGDLLYPTEIHTIDLIGKMRKATVTELCGLFGVTKGAVSQVVGKLSRKGYVTKNRSVDSGKERILTLTAKGRKAFDSHVHLHEEMDRSLIAKAADITPKQVEQFRQMLGTIEEHVDSYLTLGSAG from the coding sequence ATGGTCGATTTCATCAGGCTGACGAACAAATTCAATAAACTGATCAAACAGCCACTTGATTTCGGAACAGGAGATTTATTGTACCCGACCGAGATACACACAATCGATCTGATCGGCAAAATGAGGAAAGCTACCGTGACAGAATTGTGCGGGCTGTTCGGGGTCACCAAGGGCGCGGTATCGCAGGTTGTGGGCAAGCTATCCCGGAAAGGATATGTGACAAAAAACCGGAGCGTCGATTCAGGAAAAGAAAGAATTCTCACTCTTACCGCAAAGGGCCGCAAGGCATTTGATTCCCATGTACACCTTCACGAAGAAATGGATCGCAGCCTGATCGCAAAAGCGGCCGACATTACGCCAAAACAGGTTGAACAGTTCCGGCAAATGCTGGGCACCATTGAAGAACATGTCGATTCATATCTGACCCTGGGATCTGCCGGCTGA
- a CDS encoding rubredoxin, whose amino-acid sequence MKKYVCSVCGYVYDPEIGDPDNGVKPGTKFDDLPDSWVCPVCGASKSEFEPAK is encoded by the coding sequence ATGAAAAAGTATGTATGTTCAGTTTGCGGTTATGTATATGATCCGGAGATAGGGGATCCTGATAATGGCGTAAAACCAGGAACTAAATTCGATGATCTTCCCGATTCATGGGTATGCCCCGTGTGCGGAGCAAGTAAAAGCGAATTTGAACCTGCGAAATAA
- a CDS encoding EF-hand domain-containing protein encodes MNKLRTYLIVLMSVVMFLSSGVVFAQKNERPYLRCQENFKAMDTDNDGKVSMQEFRAVKHRRGNADEIFKSRDANKDGFLTMEEFCSGKGRGTGQGKGRNR; translated from the coding sequence ATGAACAAGTTAAGAACATATCTTATAGTTCTTATGTCTGTCGTTATGTTCCTCAGCTCGGGTGTTGTTTTTGCCCAGAAGAATGAAAGGCCTTATCTGAGATGCCAGGAAAACTTTAAAGCCATGGATACAGATAATGATGGAAAAGTAAGCATGCAGGAGTTCAGGGCCGTAAAGCACCGCAGAGGCAACGCCGATGAAATTTTTAAATCCCGGGATGCCAATAAGGATGGATTCCTGACAATGGAAGAATTCTGTTCAGGCAAGGGCCGTGGAACTGGCCAGGGTAAAGGCAGGAACAGATAA
- a CDS encoding universal stress protein has product MNTIKNILVATDFTSSSRAALDEAVALAEQVKSTVYVVHAVDKIEECAVDYCLSEEQVAGEKTKLINEARSKLDAEINRLRNHKGVTILSDIRYGKTIDEILQEEREKNINLLVIGPHPRKTAWQRFRTHLSEKLIERSNCDTLVVHTALQ; this is encoded by the coding sequence ATGAATACCATTAAAAACATCCTGGTCGCGACGGACTTCACCAGCTCCTCACGGGCCGCCCTTGACGAGGCGGTTGCGCTGGCCGAACAAGTGAAATCAACCGTATATGTAGTACATGCTGTGGATAAAATAGAAGAATGCGCCGTGGATTATTGCCTCAGCGAAGAGCAGGTCGCGGGAGAGAAAACTAAGCTGATAAATGAAGCCCGCAGCAAGCTGGATGCCGAAATAAATAGGTTAAGGAACCACAAGGGCGTAACCATTTTATCCGATATACGCTATGGCAAGACAATTGATGAGATTTTACAGGAAGAACGCGAAAAGAACATCAATCTGCTTGTCATTGGGCCGCATCCAAGGAAAACAGCATGGCAGAGGTTCAGGACGCATCTCTCAGAAAAGCTGATAGAACGTTCCAACTGCGATACGCTCGTTGTTCATACCGCTCTACAGTAA
- a CDS encoding helix-turn-helix transcriptional regulator — protein MSETKLILYFFHYNVLFLGKSTDTEVHRHHLVQVLVSLGGPFRFKYGNTWHETLALILDADRDHQLDAGDNWVAILLLDSESDAARLIRKNHLRDTGLREIDRALLAPHLRDLEKLIRNPTACTEAETLFNRIVDGLACNDRPGVCINEKIQHVIERISNLHEKKAPIRELAESVGISESRLMHLFSEEVGIPIRQYLLWCRLRDALRLITTGISFTDAAHEAGFSDSAHLSRTFKKMFGVTLLRIFKNYKNSRFIQVIISSD, from the coding sequence ATGTCAGAAACAAAGTTGATACTCTATTTTTTCCATTACAACGTTCTCTTCCTGGGGAAATCGACAGATACCGAGGTGCACCGCCACCACCTTGTGCAGGTACTTGTTTCCCTGGGCGGTCCATTCAGATTCAAATACGGCAATACATGGCATGAAACGCTCGCGCTGATACTGGACGCCGACAGGGATCATCAGCTCGATGCCGGTGACAACTGGGTCGCGATTCTTCTCCTGGATTCAGAATCGGATGCGGCACGGCTTATCAGGAAGAACCACTTGCGGGATACCGGCCTCCGCGAAATTGACAGGGCCCTGCTTGCGCCGCACCTGCGGGACCTGGAAAAATTAATCCGAAATCCCACTGCATGTACTGAGGCAGAAACTTTATTCAATCGTATTGTCGACGGTCTCGCCTGCAATGACAGACCGGGCGTATGTATCAATGAAAAAATTCAGCATGTTATCGAAAGGATAAGTAATCTTCATGAAAAAAAAGCCCCGATACGGGAATTGGCGGAATCCGTCGGCATTTCAGAAAGCAGGCTCATGCATCTTTTTTCCGAGGAGGTCGGAATACCCATACGGCAATACCTGCTCTGGTGCCGTCTGCGGGACGCGCTGAGACTGATAACCACTGGCATTTCATTTACCGACGCCGCCCATGAAGCGGGATTCTCGGATTCCGCGCATTTAAGCAGGACATTTAAAAAAATGTTCGGCGTTACCCTCCTCAGAATATTTAAAAATTATAAAAACAGCAGGTTCATTCAAGTCATAATTAGCAGTGATTGA
- a CDS encoding peroxiredoxin: MLILAASALTIPGCGKNEQTAPSAGSRQETSTVPLIGSPAPSFVAETTQGTIKFPEDYKGKWVILFSHPADFTPVCTTEFMTFAKMMKEFKALNTELVGLSIDSIYSHIAWLRTIKEKVKYKDMANIEVTFPLIADLKMEVAKKYGMLQPGASDTKAVRAVFYIDPKGKVRALIYYPLSNGRNFQEIKRLLIAMQTADKEGVATPADWQPGDDVIVPPPGSCGSAKERVEKKSADTTCYDWFFCFKKLPINKIDTGK, from the coding sequence ATGCTGATTTTAGCTGCATCGGCCCTAACGATTCCGGGCTGCGGGAAGAACGAACAAACCGCGCCTTCTGCAGGGTCCCGTCAGGAAACCTCAACCGTGCCGCTCATCGGCTCACCGGCGCCTTCGTTTGTGGCGGAAACGACCCAGGGCACCATCAAATTCCCGGAGGATTATAAGGGCAAGTGGGTTATCCTTTTCAGCCACCCAGCCGATTTCACGCCCGTGTGCACCACCGAGTTCATGACATTCGCCAAAATGATGAAAGAATTCAAGGCGCTCAATACCGAGCTGGTGGGCCTTTCCATTGACAGCATTTACAGCCATATCGCGTGGCTGCGGACGATCAAGGAGAAGGTCAAGTACAAGGATATGGCCAATATCGAGGTGACATTCCCGCTCATCGCCGACCTCAAGATGGAAGTCGCGAAAAAGTACGGCATGCTGCAGCCGGGTGCCAGCGACACGAAGGCCGTCCGCGCCGTATTCTATATCGACCCGAAAGGCAAGGTTCGCGCCCTGATTTACTACCCGCTTTCCAACGGGCGTAATTTTCAGGAAATAAAGCGGCTCCTCATCGCCATGCAGACGGCCGACAAGGAGGGAGTGGCCACGCCCGCCGATTGGCAGCCCGGTGATGATGTTATAGTCCCGCCTCCGGGCTCCTGCGGATCCGCAAAAGAGCGCGTTGAGAAAAAGAGCGCCGACACCACGTGCTACGACTGGTTTTTCTGTTTTAAAAAGCTGCCGATCAATAAAATCGATACCGGGAAGTAG